A single window of Drosophila suzukii chromosome 3, CBGP_Dsuzu_IsoJpt1.0, whole genome shotgun sequence DNA harbors:
- the Acyp2 gene encoding acylphosphatase-2 produces MALFYNNSILVVRSLFLLVVFKYSGADSSEGLTKSDPNGIMAGSGVAKQLFACNFEVFGKVQGVFFRKYTEQTAKTLGVKGWCMNTRDGTVKGQLEAPLAELNEMKHWLQTKGSPSSKISKAEFTPAQEIEAYTFSTFDIRR; encoded by the exons ATGGCactattttataataattctATTTTGGTTGTCAGATCATTGTTTTTACTGgttgtatttaaatattcagGTGCTGATAGTTCGGAAGGGCTTACAAAATCCGATCCCAACGGCATAATGGCAGGATCTGGAGTTGCCAAGCAGCTGTTCGCCTGCAATTTCGAAGTGTTTGGTAAAGTGCAAG GTGTCTTTTTTCGCAAG TACACGGAACAGACGGCCAAAACCCTGGGTGTTAAAGGCTGGTGCATGAATACCCGAGATGGAACCGTAAAGGGACAACTGGAGGCTCCCCTGGCGGAACTAAACGAAAT GAAACATTGGCTCCAGACCAAGGGAAGTCCCAGTTCGAAGATCTCAAAGGCCGAATTCACGCCAGCTCAGGAAATCGAGGCCTATACCTTCAGTACCTTCGATATAAGACGTTAA